The Vicia villosa cultivar HV-30 ecotype Madison, WI unplaced genomic scaffold, Vvil1.0 ctg.000320F_1_1, whole genome shotgun sequence region AGGGACATCGAAATAATTGACCATCTATTCTATACCTGTAGTTTGCTGAAGCAAATCTGGGCTGATATTTTGGATGGGATCAACATTGATCATCCTCCTCTTATGTGGCAGCAGGAACTTACTTGGCTTACCAGGTGTTGCAAAGGAAAGGGATTAAAGTGGGTTTGTTGAAGTTGGCAGCTGCTGAAACTCTCTATCATTGTTGGATTTTTCGAAACGATGCTTGTATCGGCAAAATTTATAGTAGAGATAAAGTTGTGAATAATATAAAGGATGCTATAGTTCATAGAGGATGGAAGTATAGAAAATATAGAAAGCATATAGCTAGGATCTTGATGTAGTTTGTTGTTTGTTTGGTTGGATCCTTGTGATCACCCTTGTATTCAACTGTTTTTtgaattataataaatttttattgataaaaaaaatcattatttttttacgggtatcagacatttctctctatatatataattattattttgttacatGTACcatacatttttctatacattcaattattatttttctatgggtaccagacatttttctatacattcaattattactttttcacgggtaccagacattgttctatacattcaattatcatttttttcacgggtaccagacatttttctttacattcaattgttattttttcacggataccagacatttttctatatattcaatcatcatttttcacgggtactagatatttttctatacatttaataatttttttttacagatactagacatttttctattaaaaatatacatctgaaacaaatgcgcgtcccataccagaatccgtgcgaacgcacgagtttTATAGTAGTTCTAATAATAACTATAATACATTCTAATAATATATCATCTATTTTTACTGTAATAATAAAATGGATACAAGATTATTTTAAGTTATATATCtctaaattaatgtttttttttttttataaaaaaattggataATGATCTACCAATTGGTgcaaagttaaaaaataaataacaaacaacaatcaACCTTTATCTCTTTAAGTGGAGTCGGCTACATCAATTAAGTTTCGTCATAATGTTCTATATGTTTGTCATAATGTTCTATATGTTTTTATCTAAAttgttaatctcgagatcttttttaataaattatgttataattttttttaggtcTTTCTCTTTCTCTAATTATTTGAATTATCTTAATCTGGCCTCCTCTTTGTTTGAATTCTCTCAATCttaccattttttttttttatatcttcTCTCTACATTTCAAAATCACCCAAGTCTATTTTCCATCCTATTCCCTATTATACATGTTACCCTACCACACATCCAAAAgaacatttttatttttgctacacttactttatttttatttttgtattctaTCTCTTACGACATCACATATTTTACTACGTTCCATAAAAATTTTCCTTCTacttaaacaattcatttgcgTCACACAAATCctctcaaaccctaatcatttcaGTCACACAACTTAATTCAGAGGGTTTTCATCATTATTAGAAAATAAACATTATAAAGGCCATACCCGTTAGGAACAAAATGCGTCCAAAAATACCAAAGACAAAGGTAGCGTAGAATCTTCCACTCTTCAGTTATATTATAACTCGTTTATTCCAGAACCAAGTTTCCACCTTAACGTAGACTCTGAAAATTCAtcgaaagaaaaatgaaaaatctccATAAACATTGCTTTTCAAACAACATTATCAACAGAGAGTTAGGCTTCTTTCATCCCTCCTCTTTCACTCATCACTTTTACGCTTCTCAGGTTTTCCCAATCCTCTCTCTTAACATGTTTTTCTTTTCAAAGACTTCTTATTATGATGAATATATAGAAACTGATtaggttttttatttattatttattaatttatgattGCAGGTTCTTGTACAGAACTTGAATTTGTATGCAAAACTAGAGGGTCATGAAGGATGTGTTAATGCAGTGGAGTTTAACTCCACTGGTGATGTTATTGTTTCTGGTTCTGATGATAGACAGGTTGTATTTTGGAATTGGGAATCCAAAAGTAAACTGTTTGATTATCATTCTGGTCATGAAGAGAATGTTTTTCAGACTAAGATTATGCCGTTTAGTGATGATAGTCGGATTGTGACCTCGGCGGGTGATGGTCAGGTGAATTGTCTTTTCGTGTATGAATAGAATGTTTTGGAATTGCGTTAATCGTATACTTAATCACATGCATTGTTATGTTAAAGATCTTTTACATTGTATCATTGGATCATTTAAAGTGTTTGATTTTAGTTGAGATTATTTTAAAGACGCGCAGACGATTGATTGTGTTTGCTTGAAGAGTAAAAAGTTTTACATTGACGATGTACCCATATTAAACTTACTTGTTCGGTTGAGAACATAGAAATAGAAAATGAGGTGGTGGAGTTGTGTTTCACTGTGGTGGAACAGTACTTCTGATGCGACAGAGTGAGGCTGACCTGTAAAGTTAACACTTTAATGTCCAAGTCAGTGAAAAAATGAGAAGTAATGTGagagtgagaatgaatttgaagaGCGGTTGAGATTGTTCGCGTGTGATGTGGCATGCTACACGGACAGCCGTTTAATTGAATTGGACAATGCTTGATGCATTGGAGGGCAGGATTGTCTGCTTCTGGTCAACGCGAAGGCCTACCTGCTTTGTGTGCATTTCTTCTTGGAGTTTACTCTTGGGCCTTGCGAACGGCTCAGAACAAAActcttaaaaataagtcattgaTCCGGTTGATTTTAATAGTCTGATATGATGCTCTTTTACTTGACGTTTTTCCGATCTATAGAACTAGAAAGAAAATCAGATtactgatttttattttttatgttttggttTAAATATATCTGGTGGAAGAAGAATTTGTTATCAAGCTTCACCTTGTATCTGTTGTGGTGAACacaacttcatttctttcaaagtAGCCAACAATGCTAGAAGTTGCAAAATGCTGTCAAATACTGTGCATAGAATACTGTTGATTAATTTTTATCATGATATGGTGCATTTTGCTCATTATTCAAACAATGTAAGAAAGAAATGACATGTTGAATGGCCTGAGTTAAGCACAACATAAAGACTAATAATTTGAGGTATCTGCTTAAGCATTGGAAACTAATCTTTCCTTTCCAGGTAAGGCTTGGCCTTCTCCAGGAGGATGGTAGAGTTATCACTACAATGTTGGGGAAGCACGATGGTTCTGTATACAAGCTTGCCGTGGAGCCAGGAAGTCCCCACATATTTTATAGTTGTGGTGAAGATGGATTTATTCAACATGTTAGTCAAGTATTACCGCAAGTTGCATGTTGAAAGCTCCCCTTTACGCCCCCCCAAATGTTATATGTTTTGTTTCTTTTGCAGTTTGATTTGCGAAGTAGTTCAGCTACAAAACTTTTCTGTTGTTCCTCGACCGTAGGGAACAAAAAACAGCCTCCAAGAAAAATAGGGTTGAACTCCATTGTGATTGACTCTAGAATTCCATATTACTTTGCGGTAGGTGGATCAGATGAATATGCACGTGTTTATGACATAAGAAAATGCCGGTGGGATGCTGCAAAAGATTCAGACCATCCTGTTAACACGTTTTGCCCTCGTCACCTAATCGGGTCAAGTAATGTCCATATCACAGGATTGGCCTACTCAAAGTCAAGTGAACTCCTTGTCTCTTATAACGACGAGCTCATCTATCTGTTTGAGAAGAATGCAGGCTTCGATTCTTTGCCTTCATCTGCTGCATATGAAGATCCAAAGAATCTTCAAGAGACACGAGTTTACTCGGGCCATAGAAATGCACAGACAGTTAAAGGAGTGAATTTTTTCGGCCCTAATGATGAGTATGTGTTGAGTGGCTCAGATTGTGGCCATATATTCATCTGGAAGAAGAAAGATGCTAAGCTGGTGAGACTAATGGTTGGTGATCAACATGTCGTAAACCAACTTGAGCCCCATCCTCACATACCCTTTCTAGCTACTTGCGGcatagaaaaaaatgtgaaaatatgGGCGCCTATAGGGAGTGATACTCCTCCACTTCCTTCAAACGCGAAAGAGGTACTATGATTATTGCTATTGGGAATTTTTTTGGTCCATATGTTTAGTGCTTAACCTGATATTTATATTTGTAAAATCTGGTTTACTTTATTGATTGCAACTTTCTGATTGTTAATTCATGCGAACAGGTAATTGAGGCAAACAGAAAGGGAAGGGAATATCGGTCACGGGTCACTCTTACTCCTGATGTTATGATGCACGTTCTTCGTCTGCAGAGGCGGCAGACATTGGCGTACATTGAAAGAACACATAATAGCGCGGATATTGTGAGTGACGACGAAGATGAAGAAAAGTATCTTTTAGGATTGTTAGAGGGCGATCTATCTTCTGAAGAGGATTCTTCTGCAAATTCCAGGGATTGCAACATTAGCTAAAGCTTAAAGAAACAGTTTTTGTTTCTGTTCACCGACTAATTCCTTAGAAAATGCTGTTAGCCTCATTGTTTTTAACCATCAAATACTATGTGCTAACAAACATCTTTAGCGAATAGATTGGTATGCAATATAAAGTCTAGATTGTTCCGAATGAAGTTTGAAGTCCTGGTCAATTTTAGGCAAATTCAGATACTATGTATAGagccaaaaaataaataaaacaagtgTATATTTGATGTATGCGAATAATATCCCTCTCAATGTGAATAATCTTTGTTTGTCCTCTGAGGTAACTCTTGTATAGTCGCTTCATTTCATAACACTCTTATATTATTGTCGATCTAAGCTTAACATTGATACTTATTCTAATCATAACAGTGATGACATTTATCATAATAACATCGCATTCTCCTAAACATTTTCATACTTGTAAGAAATAGAGCACAACAAGTAATACACAAAGTTGATACCCCCAAACAGAACACACATCCAGTACACATTATCTACCTTCCCATGATTTATATCATCAGGTAACCATTCCGTACTCCTACGAACTTGGTCGATTAAAGCAGTGCTCAGGTAAAAAGCAATCCCTATAAGCATCGAAATCATTGCAGTTGATGTGGTTCTAAGTGATTGTGGAAACTGTTGGTAATAGAATGTAACTTGTCCAGGAAAATGAAAAGCTTCTCCAATGCCAACAAGCACTAACTGCGGAAACAACCATAACACTGACATGGAAACATGCTCATGTCCTAATTTGAGTCTCTTTGATTCAACGAGAGCAGAAGCAACCATGCCAAGAACATTCAACACGTGTCCGACTCCTATTCGTTGGAGCGGTGTAGGCGATTTTCCAGTAACCTTATGCCAACCTGGCAATATTAACCTGTCGAGAAAAGTGAGGAAAATGGCTGTTGATACTAAGATTATAACAGAAACAGAACCAGCCGGGATTTTGAAATGTGATCCTAAAGAACGATCCATGACTAAAGCTTGAAGTACTGTCAAGCTACTTTGTATTGCGATTGGAGTCGCGAGGAATATACTTGAAGTCCATAGTGGTAAGATTccaattatttttttgaaatcttCGACTTGTTGAACTGTGCATAGCCTCCATGATGATCTCTTAATTGTGTTATCTGAGTTTAGGTCTGCATCAGTTATCAGAGCTGCACGATTGAAGAACCTGCATTAGCATATACATCAGAACAATGTTAAGATTTGTTGAGGTTGGATCTAGGATCTGGTATCTAGGTCTATAAATATCATTTGTAGATCTTATTATAGACATATTCTCATTGCTCTGGGCTCATTTAGTCATTTATGTCTAATAGCTTAGTGTGTTTAAGGCCTAATGTGTCCATTTCGACCGAGAAAGATTCTGCTTTGAAGACTTTAAAGATGTATACCGTTTTCGACTAACTTATAacgttttaaaatataaataattcaaaataatcaAACAATAGGGGAAAAATTCAAGTATTTTTACTAGGACCGTCTTAATTTTTCGAAGGTCCAATGTAGGTTAATCACGTGTGTTGCTTAATCACGGTTTAAGTGTGACAAATCAAATAGAGACCCTGTGATTTAATCATGACAAATATTTTAAAGGTCCTTTTTAGTCACAGTTTAAACATGTCAAATTTAGGATCATGTGCGGTAGTCCGCCTTGCACGCCTGTCAACTGTACACCCACGGCTCTGAGTTTTACATGAATTGGATCCACTAGCTTATCTCAACTACTACAACTATGAACAGTTATGGCCATTACTAAAAGTTCCCCACTCCACACTCTCTATCTTTAACACCTAACAGAATTCTGACATTCACTAAACAATTACCCACCACCAATTTCTAAAGCAGCCATCATTATAATAATTTCCCACCACCTAGACTTTTCCAAATAATAGGGTCTACCATAACAAAAAACAGCTGCCACTATCTATGACATTGTTGTTTCGTGTTTCTTGTTGAAacataaatgaaacaaatgaaACAGTGCTCTTAGTACCTTAATCTTTTTCCTGGCGTTATTGGAGGCAGAATttgaacaacaacatcataaccaGTTGCACCAGTATAGTAATCTTCCATTCTAGACGAGTGCTTCCACTTCCCCTTCCTTAAACTAGCAACAAAAACACGTCCCAAATCCAAAACAGCGCTTCCATTAGGCTTATCATTTCGATAAAATCCATAACCCGACAAAAATACAACCACGCTGAGAAAAGTAGCAACAGCGCAAACTCCGAATCCTAACGCCCAACCGAAATTATCCTCAATGTAAATGACTCCGGTTAATGCAGCTCCAGACGCGACATAGAACGTGAAAAAAAACCAGTTGAAAAATATTCCTTGGTGTTCTGGTTTATCGAACTGGTTTGCGCCTAGTGACGCTGACGTGAAACGGGAGCCTCCGAAACCGATTGATATTAGGACTATGCTTATGTATAGAACTGTGTATTGGATTTCTGTTGGTGGTTTGCATGTGGAAGATGAAGCGTTGCATGGATGAGGCTTTAGTGAATTTATTGTTGCTGTCAAAAATAGAATAACTGTTCCCTGCAATATAAAAGATGAAAAATTTAAGAAAGAATCTCAATAGATTCCATTGAGTAGAATCAATTTTACTATGTTTTGAAATTACATTGGTTTTATCTTCTGTCTTTTCAATCAACTATTGATGGAAACATTTGGAAGAACATCTCGTGGaaataattaaattgaaaatgattgaaagattattatttttataatgtgtGGTTATGTATGGAAAAAAGGAGATAAACAAAGACTTTTGATAAATCATTGATGGTTAGGTTTAGGATTAATTTACTATTACAATTATTTCATCATAATTGaagttatataaaaattaataatggttGGTGGATTAAAAGCTAATTAATTTCAAATTTTGTCATTTTATAAAATTGTATTCTTAACCTAATCTTGAGATAACCTATTTTAACACACATTTGTAGGCATATAAACAACACCTATAATACAACTATTCCttctaatttttattataaaaaatatttttaaaatttactgaataattaaatatctgatctataaattaaatatattaattattctataaattttaaaaatatttttttatataatagagcataaaacataatattgattccgaaataaaaaaaataaactattAAACATTGAAAATTATATCTATAATTGTATTGTTATATTgtagtatttattattttttaatcttcTCAACTTGTGGTAAAAATCTCTTTCTAAATTATTAATCTATATATTTAAACCAAATACATCATTTACcaatgaattaaaaaattaatttttatgtataaaaatatcaaaaatctagataaaataaaatatccaCGTATAATTCTTTAACTAGTTTGTTTtgagataaaaaaaaattgtaaaaaaaaataaaaaattagtttgtAACAAACATGAATATATTTCTTTCATAGTTCATATTCATATATTGCTAAAATATAATTCTTAGGCATGAaagtaataaataaaacaaaggaaatagagatattatattttattgtatcAGTGACAGAAATAGACTAAGTAgaacataaaataaaacaaaatgcaACCTAACATTTAGATATAGATGTAGTAATAGTTTACCAGCAAAGAAACACAAGAAGAAGCAAAGGCAACAGAGAAAGAGCCGAAGAAAGAATCAGCAACGATTGCAGCAACTAGAGGAA contains the following coding sequences:
- the LOC131626751 gene encoding uncharacterized protein LOC131626751; translated protein: MKNLHKHCFSNNIINRELGFFHPSSFTHHFYASQVLVQNLNLYAKLEGHEGCVNAVEFNSTGDVIVSGSDDRQVVFWNWESKSKLFDYHSGHEENVFQTKIMPFSDDSRIVTSAGDGQVRLGLLQEDGRVITTMLGKHDGSVYKLAVEPGSPHIFYSCGEDGFIQHFDLRSSSATKLFCCSSTVGNKKQPPRKIGLNSIVIDSRIPYYFAVGGSDEYARVYDIRKCRWDAAKDSDHPVNTFCPRHLIGSSNVHITGLAYSKSSELLVSYNDELIYLFEKNAGFDSLPSSAAYEDPKNLQETRVYSGHRNAQTVKGVNFFGPNDEYVLSGSDCGHIFIWKKKDAKLVRLMVGDQHVVNQLEPHPHIPFLATCGIEKNVKIWAPIGSDTPPLPSNAKEVIEANRKGREYRSRVTLTPDVMMHVLRLQRRQTLAYIERTHNSADIVSDDEDEEKYLLGLLEGDLSSEEDSSANSRDCNIS
- the LOC131626750 gene encoding protein NRT1/ PTR FAMILY 2.6-like, yielding MDDNKLATSTKEPQSLSSGRKHGGWRTFPFFIGMVAGLSLASAGIVGNLIVYLIQEFNIKSINAAQIVNVVVGSSNLVPLVAAIVADSFFGSFSVAFASSCVSLLGTVILFLTATINSLKPHPCNASSSTCKPPTEIQYTVLYISIVLISIGFGGSRFTSASLGANQFDKPEHQGIFFNWFFFTFYVASGAALTGVIYIEDNFGWALGFGVCAVATFLSVVVFLSGYGFYRNDKPNGSAVLDLGRVFVASLRKGKWKHSSRMEDYYTGATGYDVVVQILPPITPGKRLRFFNRAALITDADLNSDNTIKRSSWRLCTVQQVEDFKKIIGILPLWTSSIFLATPIAIQSSLTVLQALVMDRSLGSHFKIPAGSVSVIILVSTAIFLTFLDRLILPGWHKVTGKSPTPLQRIGVGHVLNVLGMVASALVESKRLKLGHEHVSMSVLWLFPQLVLVGIGEAFHFPGQVTFYYQQFPQSLRTTSTAMISMLIGIAFYLSTALIDQVRRSTEWLPDDINHGKVDNVYWMCVLFGGINFVYYLLCSISYKYENV